In Aristaeella hokkaidonensis, the following are encoded in one genomic region:
- a CDS encoding chitobiase/beta-hexosaminidase C-terminal domain-containing protein, translated as MLCPRCGYYAEKEETVCPECGEILTTGTDAPYSGAEAIRQGKRARLAIHEAAERTMEIKRRRRSGASRATVEMPALKDEREDEEVFPDYRISESEIAGEEGGEEVVFERRRRTVYDENDDIREQARAYTEWIEQGGGKRLKMVNWMKIAIAGVVLLAMIVGGSWLFLNNTEGGQKVMARLGKEATSAALWAVGEDLMNNGDIDGAIESFEKAMLQDEAEEHVDVDGMLMLGSAYEAAGRTEDAAKLYAHIYEGTPSRPEAYVNHIRILLNNGKLADAGRLMKIAYEETGEVTFQTQRRDLLPEVPVVDPVGGYIEHKVTLNMYSNQGYDVYYTFDDDIEKVKLPQDGIRFTEKLTLDEGTWNLRAVAVNGELVSDEIKGTYKIIMPSPQMPQPNLAPGAYKTRKKVSLRPGKDNEKDDDIRIFYTVDGSTPNEDSPEFTGEPILLPTGHKVTIKAIAVNQYGKESQVQEVSYKIEVKPYPLSAWDIEEKVSGLDLNKTTMQAFQAEYGPGQEVEIETTKNSGFTTALRKFEYSWGYAVMNLNKKTWVLVELRFNDKATFKAPRDTGIGDPKDYVIGKFRDMGQVASASGNRGLYHLDNLSDGKYLAKENSIRYRIRVDGTWYQLKYYLNDNGTVKEIEYRYIPK; from the coding sequence ATGCTGTGTCCCAGATGCGGATATTATGCGGAAAAGGAAGAAACTGTCTGCCCGGAATGCGGAGAAATCCTGACCACCGGCACAGACGCCCCCTACAGCGGCGCCGAAGCCATCCGGCAGGGCAAACGGGCCAGGCTGGCCATCCATGAGGCTGCCGAAAGGACCATGGAGATCAAGAGAAGACGCCGCAGCGGCGCAAGCCGGGCGACGGTGGAAATGCCTGCACTGAAAGATGAACGGGAGGACGAGGAGGTTTTCCCGGACTACAGGATTTCTGAATCGGAAATCGCCGGAGAAGAAGGCGGGGAAGAGGTCGTCTTTGAAAGACGGCGCAGAACCGTTTATGACGAGAATGATGATATCCGGGAACAAGCCAGGGCTTATACTGAATGGATTGAACAAGGCGGCGGAAAACGGCTGAAGATGGTGAACTGGATGAAGATTGCCATCGCCGGAGTGGTCCTTTTAGCTATGATTGTAGGCGGAAGCTGGCTGTTCCTTAACAATACAGAGGGCGGACAGAAGGTTATGGCCCGCCTGGGTAAGGAAGCGACTTCTGCCGCCCTGTGGGCTGTCGGAGAAGACCTGATGAACAATGGCGATATTGACGGCGCCATCGAGAGTTTTGAAAAGGCAATGCTGCAGGACGAAGCGGAAGAGCACGTCGACGTAGACGGAATGCTGATGCTGGGAAGCGCATATGAGGCAGCCGGACGGACAGAGGACGCCGCCAAGCTTTACGCGCATATTTATGAAGGGACTCCATCCAGGCCGGAGGCTTATGTAAACCATATCCGGATCCTGCTGAACAACGGAAAACTGGCCGACGCAGGCAGGCTGATGAAAATTGCTTACGAGGAAACCGGTGAAGTTACTTTCCAGACGCAGAGAAGAGACCTGCTGCCGGAAGTGCCGGTTGTGGATCCTGTCGGCGGATACATAGAGCATAAAGTAACGCTGAACATGTATTCCAATCAGGGATACGACGTTTACTATACCTTTGATGATGACATTGAAAAAGTAAAGCTTCCTCAGGACGGAATACGCTTTACCGAAAAGCTTACACTTGACGAAGGAACCTGGAACCTGCGGGCAGTGGCTGTAAACGGCGAACTGGTATCCGACGAAATCAAGGGTACCTATAAGATCATCATGCCTTCTCCCCAGATGCCCCAGCCTAATCTTGCGCCGGGAGCTTATAAAACCAGGAAGAAGGTAAGCCTCAGACCCGGCAAGGACAATGAAAAAGACGATGATATCCGCATATTTTACACTGTTGACGGATCAACACCAAATGAAGACAGCCCGGAGTTTACCGGAGAACCGATCTTGCTTCCCACCGGACATAAGGTGACGATTAAAGCAATTGCAGTAAACCAGTACGGCAAGGAATCACAGGTTCAGGAAGTCAGCTACAAGATTGAGGTTAAGCCCTATCCGCTTTCCGCCTGGGATATAGAAGAAAAGGTCAGCGGACTGGATCTGAACAAAACCACCATGCAGGCATTCCAGGCTGAATACGGTCCAGGGCAGGAAGTTGAGATTGAAACCACGAAGAACAGCGGATTCACCACGGCACTTCGGAAATTTGAGTATTCGTGGGGATACGCGGTGATGAACCTGAACAAAAAGACCTGGGTCCTGGTTGAACTGCGTTTCAATGACAAGGCGACATTCAAGGCGCCGCGTGATACCGGTATCGGAGATCCCAAAGACTACGTTATCGGCAAGTTCAGAGATATGGGACAGGTGGCCAGCGCCAGCGGGAACCGGGGGCTGTATCATCTGGACAATCTTTCTGACGGTAAGTACCTGGCAAAAGAGAACTCCATCCGATACCGTATTCGAGTGGACGGAACGTGGTATCAGCTGAAATATTATCTGAATGATAACGGTACGGTGAAAGAAATCGAGTACCGGTATATTCCGAAATAA
- a CDS encoding amidohydrolase family protein: MQITDIHAHVFPDPIAGKASGSIGAFYQMPVRLEGTVGQLLEKEQEAGIGHACIHSVALAPHYVDSINRFIADTVKQHPDRLTGFGAIHPDCEDIPGLIREIKGMGLKGLKIHPDMQRFALDSPAAMEMFAAIEGELPIIIHTGDPRFEYSNPRRMKKVLDAFPKLVCVCAHLGGWSEWDDASKMLTGYENVYVDTSSSLYALNPEEARRLIRCHSRERVLFGADYPMWVPSEELERFYRLELTEGEEEQILCLNAKNLLNEN; the protein is encoded by the coding sequence ATGCAGATAACAGATATTCATGCACATGTTTTTCCTGATCCGATCGCAGGAAAAGCATCCGGCAGTATCGGAGCATTTTATCAGATGCCGGTTCGCCTGGAAGGTACTGTCGGACAATTGCTTGAAAAGGAACAGGAGGCAGGAATCGGGCATGCCTGCATCCATTCAGTCGCACTTGCACCCCATTATGTTGATTCCATAAACCGGTTTATCGCAGATACCGTAAAGCAGCATCCCGACCGCCTGACAGGGTTCGGCGCGATTCATCCGGACTGTGAAGACATTCCGGGCCTGATCCGGGAGATCAAGGGAATGGGACTGAAAGGCCTGAAGATCCATCCGGATATGCAGAGGTTTGCCCTGGACAGTCCGGCTGCCATGGAAATGTTTGCAGCCATTGAGGGTGAACTGCCGATTATTATTCATACCGGTGACCCAAGATTTGAATATTCCAATCCCAGGCGGATGAAAAAGGTGCTGGACGCTTTTCCGAAACTGGTATGCGTCTGTGCCCACCTGGGAGGATGGAGCGAATGGGACGACGCGAGCAAAATGCTGACAGGATATGAAAACGTCTATGTGGACACGTCGAGCTCCCTTTACGCATTGAATCCGGAAGAAGCACGGAGACTTATCCGCTGTCACAGCAGGGAACGGGTACTTTTCGGCGCGGATTATCCGATGTGGGTTCCTTCAGAAGAACTGGAAAGGTTCTACAGACTGGAACTGACGGAGGGAGAAGAGGAGCAGATTCTTTGCTTAAATGCAAAGAATCTGCTTAATGAAAACTGA
- a CDS encoding glycoside hydrolase family 27 protein: MLASLPPLGWNSWNTFGEHISDALIREMADFMVDQGWLAAGYNYLVIDDCWSLRDRDENGLLVPDPEKFPHGMKELADYVHHKGLKFGMYSCAGVMTCAGYPSSYDHEFVDAQTFASWGVDFLKYDFCNFPESGDCRNRYQTMAMALKASGRDILFSACNWGRHDPWKWMRSRGAHMYRSTGDIMDNYVSFTDIFKSQLDNLCMSGTDCFNDMDMLTVGMCGKGNVGFGKVCTYEEYRLQFALWCLCGVPLMMGADLRSLKPEYVALMQNKDLLRIDQDEECRPPFLIRRGSVFTSNPEPKEGEFPWRELPDSSFTLFRHLSGGEFALAFINLSEAETCMHCELVDLGLPVSSGFALEVRDAFTGEVLGRKADYFNPTVPGHDMKLYLCSLVPARG; the protein is encoded by the coding sequence ATGCTTGCTTCTCTTCCCCCTCTCGGATGGAATTCCTGGAATACTTTTGGTGAACATATCAGCGATGCTTTGATCCGTGAAATGGCCGATTTTATGGTGGATCAGGGCTGGCTTGCTGCCGGCTATAACTATCTGGTCATCGATGACTGCTGGTCCCTTCGTGATCGGGATGAAAACGGCCTGCTTGTTCCTGATCCGGAAAAATTCCCTCATGGAATGAAGGAACTGGCGGATTATGTCCACCACAAAGGGCTTAAATTCGGCATGTATTCCTGTGCCGGCGTCATGACCTGTGCGGGTTACCCCTCCAGCTATGATCACGAGTTTGTGGATGCGCAAACCTTTGCCTCCTGGGGCGTGGACTTCCTGAAATACGATTTCTGCAATTTCCCGGAATCCGGGGACTGCCGTAACCGTTATCAGACCATGGCGATGGCGCTGAAAGCCTCCGGACGGGATATTCTCTTTTCAGCATGTAACTGGGGACGTCATGATCCCTGGAAATGGATGCGCAGCCGGGGTGCCCATATGTACCGTTCCACCGGGGATATCATGGATAATTATGTTTCCTTCACTGATATCTTCAAATCCCAGCTGGATAACCTCTGCATGAGCGGAACGGACTGCTTCAATGATATGGACATGCTCACCGTGGGAATGTGTGGCAAAGGCAACGTCGGCTTTGGTAAGGTATGTACCTATGAAGAGTACCGTCTGCAGTTTGCCCTGTGGTGCCTCTGCGGTGTACCCCTGATGATGGGTGCGGATCTCCGTTCCCTGAAGCCGGAATATGTTGCGCTCATGCAGAATAAAGACCTCCTCCGCATTGACCAGGATGAGGAATGCCGTCCTCCCTTCCTGATTCGCCGCGGCTCTGTCTTCACATCCAATCCGGAACCAAAGGAGGGCGAGTTCCCCTGGCGTGAGCTTCCGGATTCATCCTTCACCCTTTTCCGTCATCTGTCCGGAGGTGAGTTTGCCCTGGCATTCATCAATCTTTCCGAGGCAGAAACCTGCATGCATTGCGAACTTGTCGACCTCGGGCTGCCTGTTTCCTCCGGCTTCGCCCTTGAAGTCCGTGATGCCTTTACCGGTGAAGTTCTTGGCAGGAAGGCTGATTATTTCAATCCCACGGTTCCCGGTCATGATATGAAACTGTATCTCTGTTCGCTGGTGCCCGCCCGTGGCTGA
- a CDS encoding pseudouridine synthase, whose amino-acid sequence MPLKEIIIPRDAVGQRVADYLRSALPDLPESVLRRIFASRDVKLDGVRVSRDQRLQEGQCLKVYIPDTSSGSFSAAPSLPVVYEDDDVLLVNKRAGISVEPDARGGVTLTNLCQEYVRRTNPDAFPPAACHRLDNKTCGLCLFAKNQQALDILQDVFRSRKLEKYYVCLVRGIMKPPEAVCHAWLVKDALHARVRITDHQEPGAKPVSTGYETLESGPVSRLRVHLITGRTHQIRAHLAALGHPLLGDDLYGDRDFNRREKARSLKLCAVSLTIDTDGRLPALDGKTFTIDPPF is encoded by the coding sequence ATGCCGCTGAAAGAAATAATCATCCCCAGAGACGCTGTCGGACAGCGTGTTGCGGACTATCTTCGTTCCGCTCTCCCTGATCTGCCGGAGAGTGTGCTTCGTCGTATCTTTGCTTCCCGGGATGTAAAGCTTGATGGTGTCCGGGTTTCCCGTGATCAGCGTTTACAGGAAGGTCAATGCCTGAAAGTTTATATTCCCGATACATCGTCCGGCAGTTTCTCTGCTGCTCCCTCCCTTCCTGTTGTATATGAGGATGATGACGTGCTCCTGGTTAATAAGCGGGCCGGCATCAGTGTGGAGCCGGATGCCCGCGGCGGTGTCACTCTGACGAATCTGTGCCAGGAATATGTCCGCCGGACCAATCCTGACGCTTTCCCTCCTGCTGCCTGTCATCGTCTGGACAACAAGACCTGCGGATTGTGCCTTTTTGCGAAAAATCAGCAGGCGCTTGATATCTTGCAGGACGTCTTCCGCAGCCGCAAGCTTGAAAAATACTATGTCTGTCTCGTACGCGGAATCATGAAGCCACCGGAGGCTGTCTGTCACGCCTGGCTGGTAAAGGATGCGCTTCATGCCCGGGTTCGTATCACGGATCATCAGGAACCGGGGGCAAAGCCAGTCTCCACCGGTTATGAAACACTGGAAAGCGGCCCTGTTTCCCGTCTTCGCGTTCATCTGATCACCGGCCGCACCCATCAGATCAGGGCACATCTGGCTGCTCTGGGTCATCCGCTGCTGGGTGACGACCTTTACGGAGACCGCGATTTCAACCGCCGGGAAAAAGCCCGCAGCCTGAAACTCTGCGCTGTCTCCCTCACCATTGACACCGACGGTCGTCTTCCTGCCCTCGACGGCAAAACCTTCACCATCGACCCGCCGTTTTAA